One stretch of Brevibacillus laterosporus DNA includes these proteins:
- a CDS encoding CoA-disulfide reductase — MKKKIIIVGGVAGGATAAARLRRLSEKHELIMVERGEHISYANCGLPYYIGEVIEQRSKLFLQTVEGMSQRFHMDIRIRSEVTHINREQKKVTIHNLQSGERYEETYDILILSPGAKPIRPAIPGIDEAKQLFTLRSVPDTDAIKTYVDEQQPTRAVVIGGGFIGVEMAENLRERGLDVTLVEMGKQVMAPLDIEMAAVVHEHMRAKGVTLLLQDGVEAFADQGRIVRLSSGRELVTDMIILAIGVQPESQLAKEAGLSLGVRGAVRVNKQMQTDDPAIYAIGDAVEVTDYINGQATHIPLAWPANRQGRLVADHINGLDVQYNGTLGTSIAKVFDLTVATTGNNEKTLLRTGLEYTAIHVHPSSHAGYYPGAAPIWMKLLFDKTTGKIYGAQAISADGADKRIDVLATAIKGGLTIHDLPDLELAYAPPYSSAKDPVNMVGYVASNIAYGLVDIVQWHEIDQIVADGGLLVDVREPIERETGFIKGSINIPLPELRNRLTELPKDQTIYVSCQVGLRGYLAARLLSEYGYQVKNVDGGFKTYRMGKSIEETFTPDKEEGTPVVSNQPVNHSLKDQSKQPELSLSNIDKSTITIDACGLQCPGPIMQVFQAVSRAQEGQTIEVKATDPGFMADIAAWCDKTGNTLLSSEYSNKVAHVFIQKGTNKPSSIAEAAIQKASYEKQIDKDGATMVVFSGDLDKAMASFIIASGAAAMGKKVTMFFTFWGLNILRREHAPVVEKDTLEKMFGMMMPKGANKLTLSKMNMAGMGTKMMQHVMEKKNVDSLETLMKNAQAAGVKLVACAMSMDIMGIKQEELIDGVDVAGVASYLSDAQDSGLNLFI, encoded by the coding sequence ATGAAGAAAAAAATCATTATAGTAGGTGGAGTTGCAGGTGGAGCAACAGCGGCAGCAAGATTACGTCGGTTAAGTGAGAAACATGAGTTGATTATGGTTGAACGTGGAGAACATATTTCTTATGCCAATTGCGGTCTCCCTTATTATATTGGCGAGGTCATCGAGCAACGAAGCAAGCTCTTTTTACAAACAGTAGAGGGAATGTCACAACGTTTTCACATGGACATTCGAATTCGAAGCGAGGTAACTCACATTAATCGAGAACAAAAGAAGGTTACGATTCACAATCTGCAATCGGGAGAGAGATACGAAGAAACCTATGACATTCTTATTCTGTCTCCTGGCGCGAAGCCGATTCGACCAGCTATTCCGGGCATCGATGAGGCAAAACAGCTATTTACACTACGCAGTGTTCCAGATACAGATGCGATTAAAACCTATGTAGATGAACAACAGCCTACACGCGCGGTTGTCATCGGAGGTGGATTTATTGGTGTGGAAATGGCTGAAAATCTACGTGAGCGTGGACTTGATGTTACGCTTGTCGAGATGGGTAAGCAGGTCATGGCACCACTCGATATTGAAATGGCTGCTGTGGTACATGAGCATATGAGGGCTAAAGGCGTTACGTTACTGCTTCAGGATGGTGTAGAAGCATTTGCCGATCAAGGGAGGATTGTTCGTTTAAGCAGTGGTCGTGAATTAGTGACAGACATGATTATTTTAGCCATTGGTGTACAACCAGAGTCTCAGCTAGCAAAGGAAGCAGGACTTTCCTTGGGAGTACGCGGAGCTGTTCGGGTCAATAAACAGATGCAAACCGATGATCCAGCGATTTACGCCATTGGTGATGCAGTAGAAGTAACAGACTATATAAATGGTCAAGCAACGCACATACCGTTAGCTTGGCCAGCCAATCGACAAGGACGCTTAGTAGCGGATCATATTAATGGACTTGATGTTCAATACAACGGCACGCTAGGTACTTCCATAGCCAAAGTATTTGATCTCACTGTAGCTACAACAGGAAATAACGAAAAAACGTTATTGCGCACTGGACTTGAATATACAGCAATCCATGTACATCCAAGTTCTCATGCTGGTTATTACCCCGGGGCAGCACCTATCTGGATGAAACTATTATTTGATAAAACCACAGGTAAAATCTACGGAGCGCAGGCAATTTCAGCGGATGGGGCCGACAAACGGATCGACGTGCTTGCAACAGCGATTAAAGGTGGTTTAACCATTCATGATCTACCTGATCTGGAATTGGCTTATGCACCTCCGTATTCCTCTGCTAAAGATCCCGTTAATATGGTAGGGTACGTAGCGAGCAACATTGCTTATGGCTTAGTAGATATTGTCCAGTGGCATGAGATTGATCAGATTGTGGCAGATGGTGGTTTGCTGGTTGATGTACGTGAGCCAATTGAAAGAGAAACAGGCTTTATTAAAGGCTCTATCAATATTCCACTACCAGAGCTACGCAATCGTCTAACTGAACTGCCAAAGGATCAAACCATCTATGTATCCTGCCAAGTAGGATTGCGCGGATACTTAGCCGCACGTCTGCTTAGCGAGTACGGCTATCAGGTGAAAAATGTAGATGGTGGCTTTAAAACATATCGTATGGGAAAATCGATAGAAGAGACGTTTACCCCTGATAAAGAAGAAGGAACACCAGTGGTAAGCAATCAACCTGTGAATCATTCATTAAAGGACCAATCAAAGCAACCCGAATTATCACTATCCAACATAGACAAATCGACAATTACCATTGACGCATGTGGGTTACAATGCCCAGGACCAATTATGCAAGTCTTCCAAGCTGTATCACGCGCTCAGGAGGGGCAAACAATTGAAGTGAAAGCCACTGATCCTGGATTCATGGCTGATATTGCAGCATGGTGCGACAAAACAGGGAATACCCTCCTTTCCTCCGAATATAGCAATAAAGTAGCCCATGTTTTTATTCAAAAAGGTACAAATAAGCCTTCATCTATCGCAGAAGCTGCTATACAAAAGGCAAGCTATGAAAAGCAAATAGATAAAGATGGGGCGACGATGGTCGTGTTTAGTGGTGACTTAGATAAAGCGATGGCTTCGTTTATCATTGCCTCAGGAGCGGCTGCCATGGGTAAAAAGGTGACAATGTTCTTCACTTTTTGGGGACTAAACATTTTGCGCCGCGAACATGCTCCGGTTGTGGAGAAGGATACGCTTGAAAAGATGTTTGGAATGATGATGCCAAAAGGGGCAAATAAACTAACCTTGTCGAAAATGAACATGGCAGGAATGGGTACGAAAATGATGCAACATGTAATGGAAAAGAAAAATGTAGACTCCTTGGAGACGTTAATGAAGAATGCCCAAGCAGCAGGCGTCAAATTGGTAGCTTGCGCCATGAGTATGGATATCATGGGGATTAAACAAGAAGAATTAATTGACGGAGTAGATGTAGCGGGCGTTGCTTCGTACTTGAGCGATGCGCAGGACTCTGGACTTAATCTATTTATCTAA
- a CDS encoding metal-sensitive transcriptional regulator has product MDYNDSVKNRLKRVEGQVRGVLKMMEEDKDCRDVVTQLSAVRTAVDRVIGLVVASNLEHCIREELEKGNDPEQVIKQAVDILVKSR; this is encoded by the coding sequence ATGGACTATAATGATTCCGTAAAAAACCGCTTGAAACGAGTCGAAGGTCAAGTACGCGGCGTGCTGAAGATGATGGAAGAAGATAAGGATTGTCGAGATGTCGTTACGCAACTCTCTGCCGTCCGCACTGCTGTAGATCGTGTTATTGGATTAGTCGTAGCGAGTAATCTGGAGCATTGTATTCGGGAAGAGTTAGAAAAGGGAAATGATCCTGAGCAGGTCATTAAACAAGCGGTAGATATACTGGTTAAAAGTAGATAG
- a CDS encoding sodium-dependent transporter translates to MSKSEQWTSKLGFILAAAGSAIGLGAIWKFPYVAGTSGGGAFFLLFLLFTLLLGTPLLLGELIVGRSTGKDAVSAYKAIAPNTPWHWVGRLGIATCFILLSFYSVVGGWILLYFIKSITGQLIGQGLDYNQLFGQTISDSWLVLSVQFLFMMITILVVSRGVSNGIEKANKYMMPALFVIFIALIFRSVTLPGAWEGITFFLQPDFSELSSKSILYALGQAFFSLSIGVSVMVTFSSYLPKNESLPKSTVSIVSLTIVISLLAGLAIFPAVFSLGMKPTEGPGLLFVVLPAVFEHIPFGAFFLTIFLLLFLFATLTSAFSMLEISVAAITKGNQAKRASAAWKVGLLIFVLGIPSALAFGVLSDVTIFGKSFFDAADFLVSNILMPLGALLISIFVAWKMKRDILLAEVKQGTTGSFVWFKAWYFLLKYVVPVAIIVVFISLVFGL, encoded by the coding sequence ATGTCAAAAAGTGAACAGTGGACTTCAAAGTTAGGTTTTATTTTGGCTGCCGCAGGATCAGCAATTGGACTAGGGGCTATTTGGAAATTCCCTTATGTCGCTGGTACGAGTGGAGGAGGGGCCTTTTTCTTACTGTTTTTGTTATTTACGCTGTTGCTAGGTACTCCTTTATTATTAGGAGAACTAATTGTTGGACGCAGCACAGGAAAAGATGCTGTTTCCGCCTACAAAGCCATCGCTCCTAATACTCCATGGCACTGGGTCGGTAGATTAGGCATCGCTACTTGTTTTATTTTGCTATCATTCTACAGTGTTGTAGGTGGCTGGATTCTTCTTTATTTTATTAAAAGCATAACGGGACAATTGATTGGCCAAGGACTAGATTATAATCAATTGTTCGGTCAAACCATTTCGGACTCATGGTTAGTGTTATCTGTTCAATTTTTATTTATGATGATTACGATTTTGGTTGTGTCCCGAGGAGTTTCGAATGGGATCGAAAAAGCTAATAAATATATGATGCCTGCACTATTTGTGATTTTTATTGCTCTTATTTTTCGCTCAGTTACGTTGCCAGGAGCTTGGGAAGGAATTACATTCTTCCTACAACCAGATTTTAGTGAACTATCTTCTAAATCAATTTTGTATGCGCTAGGCCAAGCTTTCTTCTCGTTAAGTATAGGTGTGTCGGTGATGGTTACATTCAGCTCCTACCTGCCAAAGAACGAGAGCTTGCCAAAGTCCACAGTTTCTATTGTAAGTTTAACCATTGTTATCTCATTGCTAGCTGGATTGGCGATCTTCCCAGCAGTTTTCTCACTAGGAATGAAGCCAACGGAGGGGCCTGGGCTTTTATTTGTGGTCTTGCCAGCAGTGTTTGAACATATTCCGTTCGGAGCATTTTTCTTGACCATATTCTTGTTATTGTTCTTGTTTGCTACCTTAACTTCAGCATTCTCCATGCTAGAAATTAGTGTAGCAGCGATTACAAAGGGCAATCAGGCAAAACGCGCTTCAGCTGCTTGGAAAGTGGGCCTATTGATTTTTGTGTTAGGAATTCCTTCTGCATTAGCATTTGGAGTACTAAGTGATGTAACGATTTTCGGAAAAAGCTTCTTTGATGCAGCCGACTTTTTAGTAAGTAATATCTTAATGCCTCTTGGGGCTTTGCTTATCTCTATTTTTGTGGCGTGGAAAATGAAACGAGATATCTTGCTAGCAGAAGTAAAACAAGGTACAACAGGTAGCTTCGTCTGGTTCAAAGCTTGGTATTTTCTCTTAAAATATGTAGTCCCTGTAGCTATTATCGTTGTATTTATTAGCTTGGTATTCGGATTGTAG
- a CDS encoding DNA starvation/stationary phase protection protein encodes MAQQVMVSNQKVIDVLNRQVANWNVLFVKLHNYHWYVKGPHFFTLHEKFEELFNEATTRIDDLGERVLAIGGKPAATLTEYATLSTIQESSCKESAEEMVQAIIVDFQTLSNECQKGMEVAQEAGDESTSDMLLGTLTDLQKHIWMLNSYLGK; translated from the coding sequence ATGGCACAACAAGTAATGGTAAGCAATCAGAAAGTAATCGACGTTCTTAATCGCCAAGTAGCAAACTGGAATGTTCTATTTGTTAAATTGCATAACTATCACTGGTATGTGAAAGGCCCTCACTTCTTCACTTTACATGAAAAATTTGAAGAATTGTTTAACGAAGCAACAACTAGAATTGATGATTTGGGTGAGCGCGTTCTAGCTATTGGTGGTAAGCCAGCAGCGACATTAACAGAATACGCAACACTTTCAACTATTCAAGAGTCTTCCTGTAAGGAATCCGCTGAAGAAATGGTACAAGCAATCATTGTTGACTTCCAAACTTTGAGCAATGAGTGCCAAAAAGGCATGGAAGTCGCTCAAGAAGCTGGTGATGAGAGCACTAGCGATATGTTGCTCGGTACTCTTACTGATCTGCAAAAACATATTTGGATGTTAAACTCCTATCTCGGTAAATAA
- a CDS encoding DUF1516 family protein, whose translation MRYEAILASHVGGWEAALVLLILAYVLYRLDKNKIAKILHMILRLMYIIIVVFGAMLLFKFYMGDFRLIIKGILGVCTIGLMEMALVRADKRKPNFVFFIGSLVLLVIVVLIGYRIF comes from the coding sequence ATGAGGTATGAAGCTATATTGGCATCGCATGTAGGTGGCTGGGAAGCTGCACTTGTATTACTGATTCTTGCCTATGTACTTTACAGATTAGATAAAAACAAAATTGCTAAAATCCTACATATGATACTTCGACTCATGTATATCATAATCGTAGTATTCGGAGCCATGCTCTTGTTCAAATTTTACATGGGAGACTTCCGACTCATCATAAAAGGTATCTTGGGTGTCTGTACTATCGGCTTGATGGAAATGGCACTTGTGCGTGCAGATAAACGTAAGCCGAATTTTGTTTTCTTTATTGGTTCATTAGTTTTGCTAGTGATCGTTGTATTAATTGGCTACAGAATTTTTTAG
- a CDS encoding PTS glucose transporter subunit IICBA (phosphoenolpyruvate-dependent sugar phosphotransferase system; catalyzes the phosphorylation of incoming sugar substrates concomitant with their translocation across the cell membrane; IIB is phosphorylated by IIA and then transfers the phosphoryl group to the sugar; IIC forms the translocation channel): MFKKIFGVLQQVGKALMLPVAILPAAGILLAFGNALQNPALLEQLPFLSGPALQLVAKVMEEAGSIIFGNLALLFAVGVAIGLAGGEGVAGLAAIIGFLIMNQVMGVFLGVTAEMAQTDKAYAMVLGIPTLQTGVFGGIIMGVIAANLYRKFYNIELPPFLGFFAGKRFVPIVTAVAALVTGLILIFIWPPIQAGLNAFSHVMLDSNPTLAAFVFGLIERSLIPFGLHHIFYSPFWFEFGEYVNKAGQVVRGDQAIFFAQVKDNVQLTAGTFMTGKYPFMMFGLPAAALAIYHTARPENKKMVAGIMGSAALTAFLTGITEPIEFSFLFVAPVLFAIHAVFAGLSFMVMQILNVKIGMTFSGGIIDYLLFGVLPNKTQWWLVIPVGLVLAVIYYFGFRFAIQKWNLKTPGRQDEVEVQSGNIQSSGLAADVLEALGGSPNISNLDACITRLRVSVKDSKNVNKEQLKRLGAAGVLEVGNNIQAIFGPKSDQLKEQIKDVMAGRTPVEKSASKPAPQHAPAETKASTIFVSPLEGKMLELTEVPDQVFSQKMMGDGFAIEPTNGEVVSPVDGTIVTFFPTKHAIGIAANDGREILIHFGLDTVKLEGEGFEALAQEGDKVTAGQPLLRVQLADVKGKVPSVITPVIFTNLQEGEKVIFKPGSLVKRGEENIISIEK, encoded by the coding sequence ATGTTCAAAAAGATCTTTGGGGTGTTGCAACAAGTAGGAAAAGCACTTATGCTTCCAGTTGCCATCCTGCCAGCAGCTGGGATTCTCCTAGCATTCGGTAATGCTTTGCAAAATCCGGCTTTGTTGGAGCAATTACCTTTCTTATCAGGACCAGCGCTCCAGTTAGTCGCAAAAGTAATGGAAGAAGCGGGCTCCATCATTTTTGGAAACCTAGCTCTCTTATTTGCGGTTGGTGTAGCCATTGGATTAGCAGGTGGTGAAGGTGTAGCTGGATTAGCTGCAATCATTGGTTTTTTAATTATGAATCAGGTTATGGGTGTCTTCCTTGGTGTTACTGCTGAAATGGCACAGACTGATAAAGCCTATGCGATGGTGCTTGGAATTCCTACCCTGCAAACAGGCGTATTCGGCGGGATTATTATGGGTGTCATTGCCGCCAATCTTTACCGGAAATTTTATAACATTGAATTACCTCCATTCCTAGGCTTCTTTGCCGGAAAACGCTTTGTTCCGATTGTTACAGCGGTTGCAGCTTTAGTGACAGGTCTTATACTTATCTTTATTTGGCCGCCTATTCAAGCAGGTCTTAATGCGTTTTCACATGTCATGCTGGATTCTAATCCAACCTTGGCTGCATTTGTGTTTGGTCTTATAGAACGTTCTCTTATTCCGTTTGGTTTACATCATATCTTCTATTCACCATTCTGGTTTGAGTTCGGGGAGTACGTAAATAAAGCAGGACAAGTTGTCCGCGGGGATCAAGCGATCTTTTTTGCCCAAGTGAAGGATAATGTACAGTTAACAGCAGGAACATTTATGACAGGAAAGTATCCGTTTATGATGTTCGGCTTGCCAGCAGCGGCTTTGGCTATTTACCATACAGCTCGTCCTGAAAATAAGAAAATGGTAGCTGGGATTATGGGATCGGCTGCCCTTACCGCCTTCTTGACCGGGATTACAGAGCCGATCGAATTCTCATTCTTATTCGTAGCCCCCGTATTATTTGCTATTCATGCTGTTTTTGCTGGGCTTTCTTTCATGGTAATGCAAATCCTGAATGTTAAGATTGGTATGACCTTCTCTGGGGGGATTATTGACTACTTATTGTTCGGTGTGTTGCCTAATAAAACACAGTGGTGGTTAGTAATTCCAGTAGGTTTAGTACTTGCTGTTATCTATTATTTCGGATTCCGTTTTGCTATTCAAAAGTGGAATCTAAAAACACCGGGCCGACAAGATGAGGTAGAGGTTCAAAGTGGTAATATCCAATCCTCGGGACTAGCAGCAGATGTATTGGAAGCATTGGGTGGTAGTCCTAATATTAGTAATCTAGATGCATGTATTACTCGTTTACGAGTATCCGTTAAAGATAGTAAGAATGTAAATAAGGAACAATTGAAAAGGCTTGGAGCAGCGGGAGTTCTAGAGGTTGGTAACAATATTCAAGCGATCTTTGGACCAAAATCAGATCAATTAAAGGAACAGATTAAGGATGTTATGGCAGGACGTACGCCGGTTGAGAAATCAGCTAGTAAGCCAGCTCCACAACATGCACCGGCGGAGACGAAAGCATCTACAATCTTTGTTTCACCATTGGAAGGCAAGATGTTAGAGTTAACAGAGGTGCCAGACCAAGTCTTCTCGCAAAAGATGATGGGTGATGGTTTTGCTATTGAACCTACCAATGGAGAGGTTGTATCTCCTGTGGATGGGACAATCGTTACCTTCTTCCCGACCAAGCATGCGATTGGTATCGCTGCAAATGATGGCCGTGAAATTTTGATCCACTTTGGACTTGATACGGTGAAACTAGAGGGAGAAGGTTTTGAGGCTCTAGCTCAAGAAGGAGATAAGGTCACAGCAGGACAACCATTACTACGTGTTCAATTAGCGGATGTAAAGGGAAAAGTACCGTCAGTGATTACACCAGTTATCTTTACCAATTTACAAGAAGGGGAAAAGGTTATTTTTAAACCTGGTTCCTTGGTAAAACGTGGAGAAGAAAATATCATTTCCATAGAAAAATAG
- a CDS encoding sensor histidine kinase: MKKWLERKKSRSLYTSLILDYFIFNFLLMVVLIGLAIYILNVAANRLENMDIVDVKIDASNYKQEDQRKELLPQLESIGGWLEHLDSNKQLVQVYGKKSDDMNHYSENQLFDLLQNHDQQPYYYSMYQNTFDQGKQYLLLKIPRDNILVSKDIKQAYIFDPFAKSFMSYLGMFAMIMLVFIVLYIYWTARRIKNPLIIILDALTKMTDGDYSARIHLKAEHEFVQIRDTFNYMANVLEETRRENEVLEKGKQRMLMDISHDLKTPITSIQGYAKALKEGMATDEERKQRYLEYIYQKSIRVNHLINNLFELLTLDAPEYKLHLRLEEITEFVRDMVVLHYTEMLDKQFHLQLDIPEREIYLYFDRIQITRVLSNLLVNAIKYNPAGTTMRISLSEEKYHVVIMIADDGIGISEDIKENIFEPFVRADSSRASEGGTGLGLSIAKRIVTKHGGTIKLTSNDTETTILVIRLPKPII; this comes from the coding sequence TTGAAAAAATGGTTGGAGCGTAAAAAATCACGAAGCCTCTATACTTCCCTCATCCTTGATTACTTTATCTTTAATTTTTTACTCATGGTTGTTTTAATTGGACTTGCCATCTATATTCTCAACGTTGCTGCCAACCGTCTAGAAAATATGGATATTGTTGATGTAAAGATTGACGCTTCTAATTACAAACAGGAAGATCAACGTAAAGAGCTACTTCCTCAATTGGAAAGTATCGGAGGCTGGCTAGAACATCTTGATTCTAATAAACAACTCGTACAGGTTTATGGTAAAAAATCTGATGATATGAATCACTATTCAGAGAACCAATTATTCGATCTTTTACAAAATCATGATCAACAGCCCTATTACTACTCGATGTACCAGAATACTTTTGATCAAGGAAAGCAGTATTTATTACTAAAAATACCTAGAGATAATATACTCGTATCTAAGGATATTAAACAGGCATATATTTTTGATCCGTTTGCTAAAAGCTTTATGTCCTATTTAGGCATGTTCGCTATGATTATGCTTGTTTTCATTGTGTTATATATTTACTGGACCGCTCGCCGTATCAAAAATCCACTGATTATCATTTTAGATGCACTGACAAAGATGACGGATGGTGACTATAGTGCCCGCATTCACTTAAAGGCCGAGCATGAATTCGTGCAAATCCGTGATACTTTTAACTATATGGCGAATGTATTGGAAGAGACGCGCCGCGAAAATGAAGTGTTGGAAAAAGGCAAACAGCGTATGTTAATGGATATCTCCCATGATTTGAAAACACCGATCACCAGTATTCAAGGGTATGCCAAGGCCTTGAAAGAAGGCATGGCCACGGACGAAGAGCGAAAACAGCGATATTTAGAGTATATCTATCAAAAATCAATTCGGGTAAACCATCTCATTAACAACCTGTTTGAACTTCTTACATTAGATGCCCCGGAGTACAAATTACATTTACGTCTAGAAGAGATTACAGAGTTTGTCCGTGATATGGTTGTGTTGCATTATACAGAAATGCTGGATAAGCAATTTCATTTACAATTAGATATACCGGAACGAGAAATATATCTGTACTTTGACCGTATTCAAATAACTCGCGTATTAAGTAATTTATTGGTAAATGCGATTAAATATAACCCTGCTGGAACAACCATGCGCATATCGTTATCAGAAGAAAAATATCACGTAGTTATTATGATTGCTGATGATGGAATCGGTATTTCCGAAGATATTAAAGAAAATATTTTTGAACCATTTGTTCGAGCTGATTCTTCCCGAGCAAGTGAAGGTGGAACAGGTCTTGGCTTATCTATTGCTAAACGAATCGTGACCAAGCATGGGGGGACAATCAAACTCACCTCTAATGACACCGAAACTACCATTTTGGTTATTCGTTTACCCAAACCAATTATTTAA
- a CDS encoding DNA-binding response regulator, whose product MSYTILIADDEREIVELLTLYLEKEDFHVIEVHNGDSVLPILAQKKVDLAILDIMMPGKDGFQLIKEIRQFYNIPIMFLSARTQDHDVILGLGLGADDYITKPFNPLEVIARIQALLRRVHEFTPTFEVTVNPEDQLIKIGKMTLDKTSCLVYRKEETISLTSIEYKILELLMVSAGQVFTKKKIYEAVWGDFYANDDNTIMVHISKLREKIEDDPKQPTYIKTIRGLGYKFEKMVGA is encoded by the coding sequence GTGTCATATACCATACTAATCGCTGATGATGAGAGAGAGATCGTTGAACTTTTAACACTCTATCTGGAGAAGGAAGATTTTCATGTGATAGAAGTTCATAATGGCGATAGCGTTTTACCTATTTTGGCTCAAAAAAAAGTTGACTTGGCTATCCTTGATATTATGATGCCCGGTAAAGATGGGTTTCAGCTTATTAAGGAGATTAGGCAATTCTATAATATTCCCATCATGTTTTTGTCAGCTCGTACCCAAGATCATGATGTAATTTTAGGTCTTGGACTTGGAGCAGATGACTACATTACAAAACCGTTTAATCCTCTAGAAGTCATCGCACGTATTCAGGCTCTCCTTCGCCGTGTCCATGAATTTACTCCTACTTTTGAAGTAACCGTTAATCCTGAGGACCAACTCATTAAAATCGGGAAAATGACTCTAGATAAGACAAGCTGTCTCGTCTATCGTAAAGAGGAAACCATCTCTCTCACTTCTATTGAATACAAAATTCTAGAACTCTTAATGGTTAGTGCAGGACAAGTATTTACCAAAAAGAAGATATATGAAGCAGTATGGGGTGATTTTTATGCCAATGATGATAATACCATCATGGTGCATATAAGCAAATTGCGTGAAAAAATCGAGGATGATCCAAAACAACCAACTTATATTAAAACCATTCGAGGATTGGGGTATAAATTTGAAAAAATGGTTGGAGCGTAA
- a CDS encoding DUF1189 domain-containing protein produces the protein MFDSLKMSLLKPKDLGQLVHKKAGVVFGFILFLALLISVFGFFSFYNTTNTFLKEAQAVLNSTPDFTFKDDVLNMQTDQPIFSPNNMLVFDPNNQVKAEGYPKGPYVVIFGKVKATFVEHGVFVREVNYIDSGLGNMTKQEFVGLVDWLVSKENMIWAIIFACIFIYMIFSTLFTAFIIGIFGYIVSNITKKELSFGQTFKMAVFSLPVPFLIKGIMVLLALSIPIGAITWGLAAVYIVMAVRNVKTS, from the coding sequence TTGTTTGATTCATTAAAAATGAGCTTGTTGAAACCGAAAGACCTAGGTCAGCTCGTGCACAAGAAAGCTGGGGTCGTATTCGGATTTATCTTATTTCTCGCGTTACTTATTAGCGTGTTTGGTTTTTTCAGTTTCTATAATACAACGAATACGTTCTTAAAAGAGGCACAGGCAGTACTAAATAGCACACCTGATTTTACTTTTAAAGATGATGTTCTGAACATGCAGACTGATCAACCAATTTTTTCGCCTAACAACATGCTGGTCTTTGACCCTAACAATCAAGTAAAAGCAGAGGGTTATCCAAAAGGCCCATATGTAGTGATTTTTGGAAAAGTAAAGGCGACCTTTGTAGAACATGGAGTTTTTGTAAGAGAAGTTAATTATATTGATTCTGGCTTGGGAAATATGACTAAACAAGAATTTGTCGGACTTGTAGATTGGTTAGTGAGTAAAGAAAACATGATCTGGGCTATCATATTTGCTTGTATCTTTATTTACATGATCTTCAGCACCTTGTTTACTGCGTTTATCATTGGCATATTCGGCTACATTGTCAGCAACATAACTAAAAAGGAACTATCATTTGGTCAAACCTTTAAAATGGCTGTCTTTAGCCTACCAGTTCCTTTCCTTATCAAAGGAATTATGGTGTTATTGGCACTTTCTATTCCTATTGGTGCGATCACGTGGGGGCTAGCTGCTGTGTATATTGTCATGGCTGTTCGTAACGTAAAAACAAGCTGA
- a CDS encoding MOSC domain-containing protein, translated as MSQVQARILSVNVGQPQVLSYKEQEVVTGICKQPVTGPLYLSKTQLQGDAQADLKYHGGVDKAVCVYAAEHYPYWEKTLGRSMPVSAFGENLTIEGLLEDEVCIGDIYQIGDAVVQVTQPRQPCHKLAKRYDVNDLAVQVQDTGYTGFYLRVLQEGEISQEDPMTLIEKDPHGVTIAFANQIMHRDKKNKQAIKRILMVEALSASWRLSFTKRLGDEEIDTAPRLQGS; from the coding sequence ATGTCACAGGTACAAGCTAGAATCCTTTCTGTAAATGTAGGACAGCCTCAAGTTCTTTCTTATAAAGAGCAAGAGGTAGTAACAGGCATATGTAAACAACCGGTAACAGGCCCCCTCTATCTTTCTAAAACACAGTTGCAAGGTGATGCTCAAGCAGATTTGAAGTATCACGGTGGGGTAGATAAAGCGGTATGCGTCTATGCAGCTGAGCATTATCCTTATTGGGAGAAGACTCTTGGTAGATCAATGCCCGTTTCTGCATTTGGAGAAAATTTAACCATAGAAGGATTGCTAGAAGATGAAGTGTGTATCGGGGATATTTATCAGATCGGCGATGCTGTGGTGCAGGTTACCCAACCAAGGCAGCCTTGTCATAAATTGGCGAAACGCTACGATGTGAACGACCTAGCAGTACAAGTGCAGGATACAGGTTATACGGGTTTTTATCTACGGGTTTTACAAGAAGGAGAAATTTCACAGGAAGACCCTATGACATTGATTGAAAAAGATCCTCATGGTGTGACGATTGCATTTGCCAATCAAATTATGCATCGCGATAAAAAGAACAAGCAAGCGATAAAGAGAATATTAATGGTAGAAGCATTATCTGCTAGTTGGCGCCTAAGCTTTACGAAGAGATTAGGAGACGAGGAGATAGACACAGCTCCACGCTTGCAAGGTTCATAA